TTAGTAAGTGCATTGACAGTTGGTTTAGTTGCAATGTTCAGCTTAACAGGTATGTTCTACTGGGTTAACATGTGGTTCGTTCCTGTCGCAATCAGCTTGATGAACGGTTCAGGCCGTGCATTTGGGTTAGATTACTACGTTATTCCTTGGATTTCCAAGAAATTAAGTAAGTGGTGGTACGGAGATATTAAATCGATCTACGAAGTAGGCGTAAATAAATAATTAAACCAATGGAGGTGAAGGTGGGGAAACTTGCCTTTGTCTCCATTTTTCGTATATAGTGAAGCCATCCAAGAAGCGAGGGGAAACCAACGATATGATGAAATATATAAAAATGATTAAGCGTGGCGATGTTATCGTTGTCTTACTATTGATGTTGGGTTCATTTTTACCGTTAGGCATTTTTTCATATGTCCAAGCGACGGCAGATCATTCAAACATGCAAGTGGTCGTTCAAGCGAACGGTGAAATTGTCCATGTCTTCGATTTAGTAGATGACGGTAAAACAGAGACGTTCCACTTTGAAGACGATCATGGTCATAGTAATACGATTGTCAGAACAGGGATGACTGTCGATATGACAGAAGCAAACTGCTCGGATCAGGTCTGTGTGCGTATGTCGGATGTCGCTTTGGTTGGCGATACAATCTTGTGCCTACCGCATAAGTTGTTGGTAGAAGTACGATCCGATAACCCAGATGATAATACCAATGAAATCGACGTCTTATCTTTAAGGTAGAACAGGGAGTGTGAAAGTAAGATGAAGGTCCATCCAATGTGGGATGCCTATCCTGCCCTGCGATATGAGTTAGAAGCAACCATTTCGCTGATAGACAAACACGTAACAATTAAAAATGAAGAAGTACAACATAAAATAAAAGAAATGCTCTTCTCAGGTGGTAAGTTATTACGTCCTGCGTACAGTTTACTGTTCTCGGAGCTCTCTAAAGAGAGAAACCCGGAAAGAGCACGTGCCGTTGCTGCCGCTTTGGAAGTCCTACACATGGCGACGCTGGTTCATGATGATGTCATTGATGAATCAGCCAAACGCCGTGGTCAGGAAACGCTAAACAGCGCGTATGGAAATCGAATCGCTGTGTATACAGGCGACTATCTCTTTACGCTGTGCTTTCGTCTTTTGCAAGACCATGCCGATTCTGCACGTGAATTAGACTTGGATACCAAAGGGATGGAGAAAATCCTTCTGGGAGAGTTGAACCAGATGGACCGCAAGTATGACAGTAACATGCGCATGCGTGATTATCTGAACCAAATTCAAGGAAAGACTGCGCAACTATTTGCTTTGAGCTGTTACTCCGGCGCCTATAATTCCCCTTATGCCCGCCAAGCGTACCAAATTGGCAGTAATATTGGGATGGCCTTCCAAATTACCGATGATATCCTCGATTTTGCGTCGGATGATTCGAAAACGGGTAAGCCCATCCTGCAAGATGTGAAGAATGGTATCTACACGGCACCTGTCCTCTACGCGAAGAAGAAACGTGGATCTGACTTGCTTCCGCTACTAGAGAAGGGTGAAGCTATCACCAACGATGAACTCAACGCGGTTTATGAAATCGTCGTGGCGAGCGGTGGCCTCGCTGAAGCACAAGCACTCGCCGGGAAATATACGCGAAAAGCGTTGAAACAGATTGAAAAACTACCTGAAAGCGTAACTCAAAAAACGCTCTCGCTAATTACTGAGCAAATGATTAAACGTGAATATTAATAAAAAAAGCCCATTTAATGGGCTTTTTTTTATTAAAATGATAAAAAGATTAGGGAGAGATTGTAATTAATGAAAAGTTTCATAAACTTATTTGTTTTAAGTTGCATCCTTCTTTTTAGCGTGTTAATATTACTGTGTAATCATTTGTGAATGTTTTATCAGGAGGATGAGCATTCATGAAAAAAACAAAAATTAAAAGGTGGTACTTCCATTATGAAATTCAATAAAAAAATGACAGCATGGTCACTTACTCTAGCTTCAACATTGTTGCTTGCAGCATGTGGTAGCGATACAGATACA
This genomic interval from Jeotgalibaca porci contains the following:
- a CDS encoding NusG domain II-containing protein translates to MMKYIKMIKRGDVIVVLLLMLGSFLPLGIFSYVQATADHSNMQVVVQANGEIVHVFDLVDDGKTETFHFEDDHGHSNTIVRTGMTVDMTEANCSDQVCVRMSDVALVGDTILCLPHKLLVEVRSDNPDDNTNEIDVLSLR
- a CDS encoding polyprenyl synthetase family protein — its product is MKVHPMWDAYPALRYELEATISLIDKHVTIKNEEVQHKIKEMLFSGGKLLRPAYSLLFSELSKERNPERARAVAAALEVLHMATLVHDDVIDESAKRRGQETLNSAYGNRIAVYTGDYLFTLCFRLLQDHADSARELDLDTKGMEKILLGELNQMDRKYDSNMRMRDYLNQIQGKTAQLFALSCYSGAYNSPYARQAYQIGSNIGMAFQITDDILDFASDDSKTGKPILQDVKNGIYTAPVLYAKKKRGSDLLPLLEKGEAITNDELNAVYEIVVASGGLAEAQALAGKYTRKALKQIEKLPESVTQKTLSLITEQMIKREY